One window of Macrococcus sp. 19Msa1099 genomic DNA carries:
- a CDS encoding toprim domain-containing protein: MSVIQKVIVVEGKRDKKRLQEVLTEPVHIICTNGTMGIEKLDAMIEDLYHHKVYIMTDSDKAGRKIRAWFKRHLSEGHHIYIDSKYGEVSNCPLDYLAKVVSRHDFEIKEQFEWKGKSQPYEYQNAFAI, from the coding sequence ATGTCTGTAATTCAGAAGGTCATCGTGGTAGAGGGTAAGCGAGACAAGAAAAGATTACAAGAAGTATTAACGGAACCTGTACATATTATTTGCACGAATGGCACAATGGGCATCGAGAAGTTAGATGCCATGATTGAAGACTTGTATCATCATAAAGTGTATATCATGACCGACAGTGATAAAGCAGGGCGCAAGATCAGAGCGTGGTTTAAGCGTCATTTAAGCGAAGGACATCATATTTATATCGATTCAAAGTATGGTGAGGTGAGTAATTGTCCGCTTGATTACTTAGCGAAAGTTGTCAGTCGTCATGACTTTGAAATTAAAGAACAGTTTGAATGGAAAGGTAAGTCGCAACCTTATGAGTATCAGAACGCATTTGCAATCTAA
- a CDS encoding nitroreductase — translation MELKQAIKERRSIKQYEDTTVDDSVVKASIELATYTPNHGMREPWRVVWVKKERLTDFGQLFADIAFKNNEEKYQTHIETVKKLAGVLVIVGKRDRRQKENFEDLLAVGGFMQTLSLALFENGVGSCIKTQPPYLNPKMNDALNVQDDEIIYGVIYLTAQTEAPHKERKKENLITLF, via the coding sequence ATGGAATTAAAACAGGCAATTAAAGAGAGAAGAAGTATTAAGCAATATGAAGATACGACAGTTGACGACAGCGTGGTTAAGGCTTCTATTGAACTCGCGACATATACACCAAACCATGGTATGCGTGAACCGTGGCGTGTAGTATGGGTGAAGAAAGAACGCTTAACTGATTTTGGACAATTGTTTGCTGATATCGCATTTAAAAATAATGAAGAGAAGTATCAGACGCATATTGAAACAGTTAAAAAGTTAGCTGGAGTACTCGTCATAGTTGGAAAACGTGATCGCCGTCAGAAAGAAAACTTTGAAGATTTACTTGCAGTTGGCGGGTTTATGCAGACACTATCACTCGCTCTATTTGAAAACGGTGTTGGTAGCTGCATAAAAACACAGCCCCCCTATCTAAATCCAAAAATGAACGATGCACTAAATGTTCAAGATGATGAAATAATCTATGGTGTGATTTATTTAACGGCACAAACTGAAGCACCGCACAAGGAGAGAAAGAAAGAAAACTTGATTACGCTATTTTAA
- a CDS encoding thioredoxin family protein has protein sequence MSIRTHLQSKDLERIQDNYIIFGYTPFCGTCKLAEKMLDIVNMSLKLDILKLDLNYYESLSTQYKISSVPVLLIVKDNEVVDTIFRFESVTSIYEILSKSIDE, from the coding sequence ATGAGTATCAGAACGCATTTGCAATCTAAAGATCTAGAAAGAATACAAGACAATTATATTATTTTTGGCTACACCCCTTTTTGTGGCACATGTAAACTCGCAGAAAAGATGCTGGATATCGTTAACATGTCACTGAAGCTGGATATATTAAAGCTTGATTTGAATTATTATGAATCCCTCAGTACACAGTATAAGATTTCAAGTGTACCTGTATTGCTCATCGTCAAAGACAATGAAGTCGTTGACACGATATTTCGATTTGAGTCTGTTACTTCAATATACGAAATTTTATCGAAATCTATTGACGAATAA
- the gcvH gene encoding glycine cleavage system protein GcvH, with protein sequence MSNLKFSKDHEWVKLEDNVKVIGITDFAQSELGDIVFVELPEVGDEITTGSPFGSVESVKTVSELYAPISGKVVEVNSELEDSPELVNESAMDQAWMIKVEADDSELDELMDQAQYDEMINA encoded by the coding sequence ATGTCGAACTTAAAATTTTCAAAAGATCATGAGTGGGTTAAATTAGAAGATAACGTAAAAGTAATCGGAATTACAGACTTTGCACAATCAGAACTAGGGGATATCGTATTCGTTGAACTTCCTGAAGTAGGCGATGAAATTACTACTGGTTCACCATTTGGTAGCGTTGAGTCGGTTAAAACTGTTTCTGAATTATATGCTCCAATCTCAGGCAAAGTTGTTGAAGTTAACTCTGAATTAGAAGATTCTCCTGAATTAGTAAATGAATCTGCTATGGATCAAGCATGGATGATCAAAGTTGAAGCAGATGACAGCGAACTTGATGAATTAATGGATCAAGCGCAATATGATGAAATGATTAATGCATAA
- a CDS encoding thioredoxin family protein produces MRTISQYEEFKEIIASEEPVVIKFFADWCPDCTRMDFWIDPIVDEYHNYNWYKINRDQVPEAADENDVMGIPSILIFKNSEKLAHLHSANAKTPESVKAFLAEHLTK; encoded by the coding sequence GTGAGAACAATTAGTCAATACGAAGAGTTTAAAGAAATTATTGCAAGTGAGGAACCTGTTGTTATCAAGTTCTTCGCAGATTGGTGCCCAGACTGTACGCGTATGGACTTTTGGATCGATCCAATTGTTGACGAATATCACAACTATAACTGGTATAAGATTAATCGTGACCAAGTGCCTGAAGCAGCAGATGAAAACGACGTTATGGGTATTCCAAGCATCTTAATTTTTAAGAATAGTGAAAAGCTAGCACACTTGCATTCAGCGAACGCCAAAACACCTGAATCAGTGAAAGCATTTCTAGCAGAACATTTAACAAAATAA
- a CDS encoding Spx/MgsR family RNA polymerase-binding regulatory protein: MIKFYQLPSCTTCRKAAKYLADNGVSFEPIHIVEHTPTAKEFDTIIKNTGVDVDLLFNRLGTKYKELDLKETLPDKSYEEKLELLASDGMLVKRPLAVNKDRITLGFKEADYKQTWL, translated from the coding sequence ATGATTAAATTTTATCAGTTACCCAGCTGTACAACCTGTAGAAAAGCAGCAAAATACCTTGCGGATAATGGTGTGAGTTTCGAGCCGATTCACATTGTGGAACATACACCCACTGCAAAAGAGTTTGATACAATTATTAAGAATACTGGTGTTGATGTGGATTTATTATTCAACAGGCTAGGCACAAAGTATAAGGAGCTTGATTTAAAGGAAACATTGCCGGATAAATCGTATGAAGAGAAATTAGAGCTTCTTGCCTCAGATGGAATGCTTGTAAAACGTCCTTTAGCTGTAAATAAGGATAGAATCACTTTAGGATTCAAAGAAGCGGACTATAAACAAACTTGGTTATAA